In Helianthus annuus cultivar XRQ/B chromosome 3, HanXRQr2.0-SUNRISE, whole genome shotgun sequence, a single window of DNA contains:
- the LOC110927463 gene encoding ethylene-responsive transcription factor ERF017 — protein sequence MKPAGESERRSDEAKYRGVRKRKWGKWVSEIRLPNSRDRIWLGSYDSPEKAARAFDAALYCLRGNTANFNFPDQPPNIPGGRDLHPSEIQAVAAHFANSYPSGSGSASASASASASAASSSSHVLQDSTSMDFMSSQSSFLMEDHNNNIPDFGIFPGFDDYFMPIEQQPLTVDYGSEEVVYDGVYSHDPSFLWNF from the coding sequence ATGAAACCTGCTGGTGAGTCCGAAAGGAGGAGCGACGAGGCTAAATACAGAGGAGTTCGCAAGAGGAAATGGGGGAAATGGGTGTCCGAGATCAGGCTGCCCAACAGCCGCGATAGGATCTGGTTAGGCTCCTACGATTCACCCGAAAAGGCTGCTCGTGCTTTCGATGCTGCTCTCTACTGCCTCAGAGGCAACACCGCCAATTTCAACTTCCCCGATCAGCCTCCCAACATTCCTGGTGGCAGAGACCTTCACCCGTCCGAGATACAAGCCGTAGCTGCGCACTTTGCAAACTCCTACCCATCTGGGTCAGGGTCAGCATCAGCATCCGCATCCGCATCCGCATCAGCAGCATCGTCGTCATCTCATGTGTTGCAAGATTCCACCTCCATGGATTTTATGTCATCACAATCCTCATTTCTCATGGAGGATCATAATAATAATATCCCAGATTTTGGGATTTTTCCAGGGTTTGACGATTATTTCATGCCCATTGAGCAGCAGCCGTTAACGGTTGATTACGGATCAGAAGAGGTGGTTTATGACGGAGTTTACTCACACGATCCATCCTTCCTATGGAACTTTTAG
- the LOC110928437 gene encoding auxin response factor 19 isoform X1: MKAPPKPTSGEQQGAAAAARKVMNSELWHACAGPMVSLPPVGSLVVYFPQGHSEQVAASMHKKDTQNIPSYPNLPSKLICMLHNVTLHADSETDEVYAQMTLQPVTKYDQEALLISDMGLKQNKQPGEFFCKTLTASDTSTHGGFSVPRRAAEKIFPPLDFSMQPPAQELVARDLHDQSWTFRHIYRGQPKRHLLTTGWSVFVSSKRLFAGDAVLFVRYEQNYYYFTFVLLVELSPNQRRICRDEKSQLLLGVRRANRQQSALSSSVISSDSMHIGILAAAAHAAANNSPFTIYYNPRASPAEFVVPLAKYNKAMYSQVSLGMRFRMMFETEESGVRRYMGTVTGISDLDPVRWKNSQWRSLQVGWDESAAGERPSRVSIWEIEPVVTPFYMCPPPFFRQKFHQQTDIDTEIENAYKRGLTMPMPWLENMGMKDGSSSIFPGLSLAQWMSMQQNHHGFQTSNIQPVSSNSISFEDPSKLLSFQSPPNPNSNKPNQRNQLVTPLQQLSPPWPQHQQQQQLHHQQQNYVYNQLHQQQKPQSQQNSGSTQTQQQISGLANRSTLQPLSISQHQIEQQQQQQTQLQQSQSHLLQQISGSTQTQQQISGLANRTLLQPLSISQQQQQQQQQQQQTQLQQSASNLLQQQQTLQMLQNLQQQQQQLFSPVEPLQQQVLQQLKQQQQQQQLSGNSLSTSSLMQTNQQQSQYKPLRVHHPSGDGDVPSCSTSPSTNNCQLTASNFRIKNQQGLSALGDYSMLDHPSKFLHELQSQSTCDIRVKHELSNLKLPDQSKDKAVATEPTTSVTSYCLDAGVGSLPHNYNIPNLCLEGDVVAHSQTRSDLSFGAHIDGLPPDALLSRGFDSHNMMPNYVNGGSRDIETELSVAEISPQSFGMPDMPFKPNENISPAAKDTSVVGNGLWGNDQTQQQQQQQQQQQRMRTYTKVQKRGSVGRTIDVTRYKGYEELRHDLARMFGIEGELEDAQWKLVYVDHENDILLVGDDPWEEFVSCVQSIKILSYSEVQKMRLEGDLGVASSGTDSGNMWRGAYDDNSAAASFNR, encoded by the exons ATGAAAGCTCCTCCAAAGCCCACTTCAGGAGAACAACAAG gtgcagcagcagcagcaaggaAGGTAATGAATTCCGAGCTATGGCATGCCTGTGCTGGCCCTATGGTCTCATTGCCTCCTGTCGGAAGTCTCGTCGTCTACTTTCCCCAAGGTCACAGCGAGCAGGTTGCTGCCTCTATGCACAAGAAGGACACACAAAACATTCCTAGCTATCCCAATCTTCCTTCTAAGCTCATCTGCATGCTTCATAATGTCACATTACAT GCTGATTCCGAAACCGATGAGGTGTATGCGCAGATGACTCTTCAACCTGTAACTAAA TATGACCAGGAAGCATTACTTATATCCGACATGGGTCTTAAGCAAAACAAGCAGCCTGGTGAGTTCTTCTGCAAAACTCTTACGGCTAGTGACACCAGCACCCACGGTGGATTCTCTGTTCCTCGTCGAGCTGCTGAAAAGATTTTCCCACCTCTG GATTTCTCAATGCAACCGCCAGCTCAGGAGTTGGTAGCTAGAGATTTGCATGATCAGTCTTGGACTTTCAGGCATATTTATCGAG GGCAACCCAAGAGGCATTTACTGACCACAGGATGGAGTGTTTTTGTGAGCTCTAAAAGGCTTTTTGCTGGCGATGCTGTCCTTTTCGTAAGGTATGAACAAAATTATTATTACTTTACATTCGTCCTTCTCGTTGAGTTGTCACCTAATCAGCGGAGGATTTGTAGAGATGAGAAATCACAGCTTCTGTTGGGAGTTAGACGTGCTAACAGACAACAGTCTGCTCTCTCATCATCAGTTATTTCCAGTGACAGCATGCATATCGGAATCCTTGCTGCCGCTGCTCATGCTGCTGCAAATAACAGCCCCTTCACAATTTATTACAATCCTAG GGCGAGTCCTGCTGAGTTTGTGGTACCCCTAGCCAAGTACAATAAAGCAATGTATAGTCAAGTTTCATTGGGCATGCGGTTCAGAATGATGTTTGAGACTGAAGAGTCAGGGGTGCGTCGATACATGGGAACTGTAACTGGCATCAGTGATTTAGATCCAGTCAGGTGGAAGAATTCACAATGGCGCAGTCTTCAG GTGGGATGGGATGAATCAGCCGCTGGTGAGCGTCCCAGTCGGGTTTCAATATGGGAAATTGAGCCTGTTGTAACTCCATTTTATATGTGTCCACCTCCATTTTTCAGACAAAAGTTCCATCAACAAACAG ACATTGATACAGAGATAGAGAATGCTTATAAAAGAGGGCTGACGATGCCCATGCCTTGGCTTGAAAATATGGGTATGAAAGACGGATCGAGCTCAATCTTCCCTGGGTTGAGTCTGGCCCAGTGGATGAGTATGCAGCAGAATCATCATGGGTTCCAAACATCTAATATACAACCAGTTTCTTCAAATTCTATAAGCTTTGAAGATCCCTCCAAGCTATTAAGTTTTCAATCCCCTCCTAACCCTAACTCCAACAAACCGAACCAAAGGAACCAACTTGTCACTCCCCTGCAACAACTTTCTCCACCGTGGCCCCaacatcagcagcagcagcaactgCATCATCAACAACAAAATTATGTATACAATCAGCTACACCAACAACAGAAACCACAATCACAACAAAATTCAGGAAGCACACAAACCCAGCAGCAAATCAGTGGTTTAGCCAATAGGAGTACGTTGCAACCTTTATCCATCTCACAACATCAAATtgaacaacagcagcagcaacagacACAGTTGCAACAATCTCAATCACACTTGCTACAACAGATTTCAGGAAGCACACAAACACAGCAGCAAATTAGTGGTTTAGCCAACAGGACTTTGTTGCAGCCTTTATCCATctcacagcagcagcaacaacaacaacaacaacaacaacagacacAGTTACAACAATCCGCATCGAACTTGCTACAACAACAGCAAACACTGCAGATGTTGCAAAATTtgcaacaacagcaacagcagtTGTTCTCACCAGTAGAGCCTCTACAACAACAGGTACTTCAGCAActgaaacaacaacaacaacaacaacaacttagTGGCAACAGCTTGTCGACATCATCACTTATGCAAACAAACCAACAACAGAGTCAATACAAACCGCTAAGAGTTCATCATCCTTCTGGTGATGGTGATGTTCCCTCGTGTTCCACGTCTCCTTCGACAAATAACTGTCAACTAACTGCATCGAACTTCCGGATCAAGAACCAACAGGGACTATCTGCCCTAGGGGACTATTCCATGCTTGATCACCCTTCTAAATTTCTTCATGAATTACAAAGTCAAAGTACATGTGATATAAGAGTCAAACATGAGTTATCTAACTTGAAATTACCAGATCAAAGTAAAGACAAAGCCGTTGCTACTGAACCTACCACATCCGTAACATCATACTGTTTGGATGCTGGTGTTGGTAGCCTTCCACACAACTACAACATCCCAAACTTGTGTCTGGAAGGTGATGTAGTTGCTCACTCACAAACTAGGAGTGATCTCTCTTTTGGGGCTCATATTGATGGCCTGCCACCTGATGCTTTGCTGTCGAGGGGTTTTGATTCTCATAACATGATGCCAAATTACGTTAATGGCGGGTCTAGAGATATCGAGACAGAGTTGTCAGTTGCTGAGATAAGTCCACAGTCATTTGGGATGCCTGATATGCCTTTCAAACCAAACGAAAATATTTCTCCTGCTGCCAAGGATACCAGTGTTGTCGGAAATGGGTTGTGGGGTAATGATCAgactcagcagcaacagcaacagcagcagcagcagcagcgcATGAGAACATACACAAAg GTCCAAAAACGTGGGTCAGTAGGAAGAACTATTGATGTTACACGTTACAAGGGGTATGAGGAGCTGAGGCATGATCTGGCTCGAATGTTTGGCATCGAAGGTGAACTAGAAGACGCGCAGTGGAAACTTGTGTATGTTGATCATGAGAATGACATATTGCTGGTTGGTGATGACCCATGGGA GGAATTTGTGAGCTGCGTGCAAAGCATAAAGATTCTATCGTATTCAGAAGTACAGAAGATGAGGTTGGAAGGTGATTTAGGGGTGGCTTCCAGCGGGACTGACAGCGGGAACATGTGGAGGGGGGCATATGATGATAACTCAGCTGCTGCATCTTTCAACAGGTAA
- the LOC110928437 gene encoding auxin response factor 19 isoform X2 yields MKAPPKPTSGEQQGAAAAARKVMNSELWHACAGPMVSLPPVGSLVVYFPQGHSEQVAASMHKKDTQNIPSYPNLPSKLICMLHNVTLHADSETDEVYAQMTLQPVTKYDQEALLISDMGLKQNKQPGEFFCKTLTASDTSTHGGFSVPRRAAEKIFPPLDFSMQPPAQELVARDLHDQSWTFRHIYRGQPKRHLLTTGWSVFVSSKRLFAGDAVLFVRDEKSQLLLGVRRANRQQSALSSSVISSDSMHIGILAAAAHAAANNSPFTIYYNPRASPAEFVVPLAKYNKAMYSQVSLGMRFRMMFETEESGVRRYMGTVTGISDLDPVRWKNSQWRSLQVGWDESAAGERPSRVSIWEIEPVVTPFYMCPPPFFRQKFHQQTDIDTEIENAYKRGLTMPMPWLENMGMKDGSSSIFPGLSLAQWMSMQQNHHGFQTSNIQPVSSNSISFEDPSKLLSFQSPPNPNSNKPNQRNQLVTPLQQLSPPWPQHQQQQQLHHQQQNYVYNQLHQQQKPQSQQNSGSTQTQQQISGLANRSTLQPLSISQHQIEQQQQQQTQLQQSQSHLLQQISGSTQTQQQISGLANRTLLQPLSISQQQQQQQQQQQQTQLQQSASNLLQQQQTLQMLQNLQQQQQQLFSPVEPLQQQVLQQLKQQQQQQQLSGNSLSTSSLMQTNQQQSQYKPLRVHHPSGDGDVPSCSTSPSTNNCQLTASNFRIKNQQGLSALGDYSMLDHPSKFLHELQSQSTCDIRVKHELSNLKLPDQSKDKAVATEPTTSVTSYCLDAGVGSLPHNYNIPNLCLEGDVVAHSQTRSDLSFGAHIDGLPPDALLSRGFDSHNMMPNYVNGGSRDIETELSVAEISPQSFGMPDMPFKPNENISPAAKDTSVVGNGLWGNDQTQQQQQQQQQQQRMRTYTKVQKRGSVGRTIDVTRYKGYEELRHDLARMFGIEGELEDAQWKLVYVDHENDILLVGDDPWEEFVSCVQSIKILSYSEVQKMRLEGDLGVASSGTDSGNMWRGAYDDNSAAASFNR; encoded by the exons ATGAAAGCTCCTCCAAAGCCCACTTCAGGAGAACAACAAG gtgcagcagcagcagcaaggaAGGTAATGAATTCCGAGCTATGGCATGCCTGTGCTGGCCCTATGGTCTCATTGCCTCCTGTCGGAAGTCTCGTCGTCTACTTTCCCCAAGGTCACAGCGAGCAGGTTGCTGCCTCTATGCACAAGAAGGACACACAAAACATTCCTAGCTATCCCAATCTTCCTTCTAAGCTCATCTGCATGCTTCATAATGTCACATTACAT GCTGATTCCGAAACCGATGAGGTGTATGCGCAGATGACTCTTCAACCTGTAACTAAA TATGACCAGGAAGCATTACTTATATCCGACATGGGTCTTAAGCAAAACAAGCAGCCTGGTGAGTTCTTCTGCAAAACTCTTACGGCTAGTGACACCAGCACCCACGGTGGATTCTCTGTTCCTCGTCGAGCTGCTGAAAAGATTTTCCCACCTCTG GATTTCTCAATGCAACCGCCAGCTCAGGAGTTGGTAGCTAGAGATTTGCATGATCAGTCTTGGACTTTCAGGCATATTTATCGAG GGCAACCCAAGAGGCATTTACTGACCACAGGATGGAGTGTTTTTGTGAGCTCTAAAAGGCTTTTTGCTGGCGATGCTGTCCTTTTCGTAAG AGATGAGAAATCACAGCTTCTGTTGGGAGTTAGACGTGCTAACAGACAACAGTCTGCTCTCTCATCATCAGTTATTTCCAGTGACAGCATGCATATCGGAATCCTTGCTGCCGCTGCTCATGCTGCTGCAAATAACAGCCCCTTCACAATTTATTACAATCCTAG GGCGAGTCCTGCTGAGTTTGTGGTACCCCTAGCCAAGTACAATAAAGCAATGTATAGTCAAGTTTCATTGGGCATGCGGTTCAGAATGATGTTTGAGACTGAAGAGTCAGGGGTGCGTCGATACATGGGAACTGTAACTGGCATCAGTGATTTAGATCCAGTCAGGTGGAAGAATTCACAATGGCGCAGTCTTCAG GTGGGATGGGATGAATCAGCCGCTGGTGAGCGTCCCAGTCGGGTTTCAATATGGGAAATTGAGCCTGTTGTAACTCCATTTTATATGTGTCCACCTCCATTTTTCAGACAAAAGTTCCATCAACAAACAG ACATTGATACAGAGATAGAGAATGCTTATAAAAGAGGGCTGACGATGCCCATGCCTTGGCTTGAAAATATGGGTATGAAAGACGGATCGAGCTCAATCTTCCCTGGGTTGAGTCTGGCCCAGTGGATGAGTATGCAGCAGAATCATCATGGGTTCCAAACATCTAATATACAACCAGTTTCTTCAAATTCTATAAGCTTTGAAGATCCCTCCAAGCTATTAAGTTTTCAATCCCCTCCTAACCCTAACTCCAACAAACCGAACCAAAGGAACCAACTTGTCACTCCCCTGCAACAACTTTCTCCACCGTGGCCCCaacatcagcagcagcagcaactgCATCATCAACAACAAAATTATGTATACAATCAGCTACACCAACAACAGAAACCACAATCACAACAAAATTCAGGAAGCACACAAACCCAGCAGCAAATCAGTGGTTTAGCCAATAGGAGTACGTTGCAACCTTTATCCATCTCACAACATCAAATtgaacaacagcagcagcaacagacACAGTTGCAACAATCTCAATCACACTTGCTACAACAGATTTCAGGAAGCACACAAACACAGCAGCAAATTAGTGGTTTAGCCAACAGGACTTTGTTGCAGCCTTTATCCATctcacagcagcagcaacaacaacaacaacaacaacaacagacacAGTTACAACAATCCGCATCGAACTTGCTACAACAACAGCAAACACTGCAGATGTTGCAAAATTtgcaacaacagcaacagcagtTGTTCTCACCAGTAGAGCCTCTACAACAACAGGTACTTCAGCAActgaaacaacaacaacaacaacaacaacttagTGGCAACAGCTTGTCGACATCATCACTTATGCAAACAAACCAACAACAGAGTCAATACAAACCGCTAAGAGTTCATCATCCTTCTGGTGATGGTGATGTTCCCTCGTGTTCCACGTCTCCTTCGACAAATAACTGTCAACTAACTGCATCGAACTTCCGGATCAAGAACCAACAGGGACTATCTGCCCTAGGGGACTATTCCATGCTTGATCACCCTTCTAAATTTCTTCATGAATTACAAAGTCAAAGTACATGTGATATAAGAGTCAAACATGAGTTATCTAACTTGAAATTACCAGATCAAAGTAAAGACAAAGCCGTTGCTACTGAACCTACCACATCCGTAACATCATACTGTTTGGATGCTGGTGTTGGTAGCCTTCCACACAACTACAACATCCCAAACTTGTGTCTGGAAGGTGATGTAGTTGCTCACTCACAAACTAGGAGTGATCTCTCTTTTGGGGCTCATATTGATGGCCTGCCACCTGATGCTTTGCTGTCGAGGGGTTTTGATTCTCATAACATGATGCCAAATTACGTTAATGGCGGGTCTAGAGATATCGAGACAGAGTTGTCAGTTGCTGAGATAAGTCCACAGTCATTTGGGATGCCTGATATGCCTTTCAAACCAAACGAAAATATTTCTCCTGCTGCCAAGGATACCAGTGTTGTCGGAAATGGGTTGTGGGGTAATGATCAgactcagcagcaacagcaacagcagcagcagcagcagcgcATGAGAACATACACAAAg GTCCAAAAACGTGGGTCAGTAGGAAGAACTATTGATGTTACACGTTACAAGGGGTATGAGGAGCTGAGGCATGATCTGGCTCGAATGTTTGGCATCGAAGGTGAACTAGAAGACGCGCAGTGGAAACTTGTGTATGTTGATCATGAGAATGACATATTGCTGGTTGGTGATGACCCATGGGA GGAATTTGTGAGCTGCGTGCAAAGCATAAAGATTCTATCGTATTCAGAAGTACAGAAGATGAGGTTGGAAGGTGATTTAGGGGTGGCTTCCAGCGGGACTGACAGCGGGAACATGTGGAGGGGGGCATATGATGATAACTCAGCTGCTGCATCTTTCAACAGGTAA
- the LOC110928397 gene encoding uncharacterized protein LOC110928397: MAGCGEDSCPYPYPSHVFVPSFVTVKLSGRDKYSVWKTQMLCLLESHDMLGFINESPPSALGKEWRRSDALVKGWILGSLSEQALMHVVEDCTAKDMWDKLKIFYGPPAAAQHAAADLEEEEGISIEAELSKIENSISEDTKEARKEQVDKKRKEAEERSKVHQSLYEAILSQSFGKTYSILKDGKVKVTDKITINGNTALHVAVGTTKNMEFIEYMLTLGADDNPQLDMQNSEGSTLLHVAAIVGNLDAAKILVEKNHDLLFAKDKDGHTPLARALSNMHTDTCLYLLNHTNTRDIEMGALFDGTSGDELLVNAISSKDYYSALVLSKHYRNLHSDAVLMAIAQNFPQELNIWDRTFYKLFRDSQSEAIIAFSAGMLAGITTICYFPRFLHWIKPHKSFLLWAIKVLILGATWFLSTIAFMWMFVCLLKIIRMLRRMSQNLPSCAALSRIHKPVQRITKKLPRHLKCVEKGAQMRCDATDLLTSICNLIKDSKASPSHHYYYTNPVLEATRQNAYEVVVTIVSFFPNAIWSANEDGHNIIQYAVINRSEKVYNLLYQMSEHKNIYRTIKDPFENNLLHLAARLAPTNKLNLISGAALQIQRELQWFKEVQGFVCPLNIIQKNSFGETPQMVFTREHKELVIEGEKWMKATAESYTITAALITTIVFAAAITVPGGSSQDTGIPLFTNKTAFKVFAVSDAISLFTSVTSLLMFLSILTARFAEEDFLFNLPTKLIIGLATLFISTTAMVIAFGAALFLVFGHLVHLSNSWILVPIVALTFLPITSFATLQFPLIFDLMSSTYGPAIFGKKRDDPFY, translated from the exons ATGGCAGGCTGTGGAGAAGACTCATGCCCATATCCATATCCGTCACATGTCTTTGTCCCAAGCTTTGTTACGGTGAAGCTGAGTGGTAGGGATAAGTACAGTGTCTGGAAAACACAGATGCTATGTCTCCTTGAGAGCCACGACATGCTTGGTTTCATCAATGAAAGCCCACCTAGTGCTTTGGGGAAGGAGTGGAGAAGATCAGACGCGCTAGTCAAAGGTTGGATTCTTGGTTCTCTCTCTGAACAAGCGCTCATGCACGTTGTCGAAGATTGCACTGCAAAAGATATGTGGGATAAGTTAAAGATTTTCTACGGTCCTCCTGCAGCAGCTCAACATGCGGCAGCAG atcttgaagaagaagaaggaataTCAATAGAAGCTGAATTGTCAAAGATAGAGAACTCGATATCTGAAGACACAAAGGAAGCAAGAAAAGAACAAGTAGACAAAAAGAGAAAAGAAGCAGAAGAAAGATCAAAAGTTCACCAAAGTCTATATGAAGCTATTCTAAGTCAAAGTTTTGGAAAGACTTATTCCATTTTGAAGGATGGAAAAGTTAAGGTGACAGACAAAATCACCATAAATGGCAACACAGCACTCCACGTAGCAGTTGGCACAACCAAGAACATGGAATTTATAGAGTACATGTTGACTCTGGGCGCAGACGATAACCCGCAATTGGATATGCAAAACTCAGAAGGAAGCACCCTACTTCATGTTGCTGCTATTGTTGGCAACCTGGATGCTGCTAAGATCTTGGTTGAAAAAAACCATGATTTGTTGTTTGCCAAGGACAAAGATGGCCACACACCACTAGCCAGAGCTCTTTCTAATATGCATACCGACACATGTCTGTATTTGTTAAACCACACCAATACTCGTGACATAGAGATGGGTGCCTTGTTTGATGGTACTAGTGGTGATGAGCTTCTTGTTAATGCTATTTCTTCTAAAGATTACT ATTCAGCATTGGTTTTGAGTAAGCATTACCGCAATTTGCATAGTGACGCTGTGCTGATGGCTATAGCTCAAAACTTCCCACAGGAACTCAACATCTGGGATAGAACATTCTATAAAT TGTTCAGGGATTCCCAGTCTGAAGCCATAATAGCCTTTAGCGCTGGTATGTTAGCTGGAATTACTACAATATGTTATTTCCCTCGCTTCCTTCACTGGATTAAGCCCCATAAATCTTTCCTTTTGTGGGCTATAAAAGTTCTTATTCTCGGAGCAACATGGTTCCTGTCCACTATTG CTTTCATGTGGATGTTTGTGTGTCTCCTTAAAATCATAAGGATGTTACGTAGGATGAGTCAGAATTTGCCATCTTGTGCTGCTCTCTCGAGGATTCATAAACCTGTCCAACGTATCACGAAGAAGCTAC CAAGGCACCTCAAGTGCGTCGAAAAGGGAGCTCAAATGCGCTGTGATGCTACGGACCTGTTAACATCAATATGTAATTTGATAAAAGATTCGAAAGCCTCCCCCTCTCACCATTATTATTACACCAATCCGGTTCTTGAAGCCACAAGACAAAATGCATATGAGGTTGTAGTAACGATTGTATCATTTTTCCCTAATGCTATTTGGAGCGCCAATGAAGATGGTCACAACATTATTCAATATGCTGTAATAAATCGTTCAGAAAAGGTTTACAATCTACTATATCAAATGAGCGAGCACAAAAATATTTATAGAACAATCAAAGACCCTTTTGAGAACAATCTCTTGCATTTGGCAGCAAGATTGGCACCTACCAACAAACTGAATCTTATATCAGGTGCGGCTTTGCAAATACAACGTGAACTACAATGGTTTAAG GAAGTCCAAGGATTTGTATGCCCGCTAAACATCATACAAAAAAATTCTTTCGGAGAAACGCCTCAAATGGTATTTACTAGAGAGCACAAGGAGTTGGTGATTGAGGGTGAAAAATGGATGAAAGCCACCGCAGAGTCATACACAATTACAGCTGCATTAATCACAACTATTGTGTTTGCAGCAGCTATCACGGTTCCAGGAGGAAGCAGTCAGGACACGGGGATACCGTTGTTTACTAACAAAACCGCCTTCAAAGTATTTGCAGTATCAGATGCCATATCACTGTTCACATCGGTTACATCGTTGTTAATGTTTTTGTCGATCCTCACTGCACGCTTTGCGGAGGAAGACTTCCTCTTCAATTTGCCTACAAAGTTGATAATAGGTCTGGCCACCTTGTTCATCTCAACAACAGCCATGGTGATAGCTTTTGGTGCAGCATTGTTCCTTGTGTTTGGCCACCTTGTTCATCTCAGCAACTCATGGATTCTTGTTCCCATAGTTGCATTGACTTTCCTACCAATTACTTCTTTCGCGACCTTACAGTTTCCACTTATTTTTGACCTTATGAGTTCCACATATGGCCCTGCTATTTTTGGTAAGAAACGAGATGACCCATTCTATTGA